CGCGTAAAAGTAGAGTGAGTAAAAAGAGAAAGAAGGACATCTGTCCTTCTTTCTCTTTTTCGACAACTATAAACAGGAGATTGGCCATGAATGAACAATATTATGACGCTTTATTAAATATAAAAACAACGGGAGAACAAAAGGGATTTAATGATTCATTTCATTACCATCGTTATGAACCCACGCCTTATAGTGCATTAGAAGCACTTTTCAGTCAGTATGAGCTAACAAGCAGCGATAGAATTGTCGACTTCGGGTGTGGGAAAGGAAGGCTGAATTTTTATGTGAACTACCTATGTAATGCCACCGCTGTAGGGATAGAAATGAATGAGCACTTCTATGAGCAGGCCATAGATAATCAGAGGCGCTATTTAAAAAAAGCCAAGGGCCGAAAAAGTCATATTTATTTTCAGTGTTGTTTAGCCCAGGAATATAAGATTCACCCACTAGACAACTGCTTTTATTTTTTTAATCCTTTTTCAGTTCAAATTTTTATCCAAGTAGTGAACAATATTTTGCTTTCGTGGGAAGAGAATAAGCGCGAGATTGATTTAATTTTGTATTATAGCTCAGAGGATTATCTTCATCATCTCGAAAAACACCCTTCTTTCATTTTAAAAGAAGAGGTAATGCTGCCAGAGTTGAATCGTAAAAATCCATATGAACGGTTTTTGATTTATAAAGTAGCTTATTAAGACGACTTATTTACTATTTCATAAAGGTGTATCGTCGCTCGTTCTATTTAACAAATCAGCAGGGGCTAGAAAAAGACCTGCTGATTTTATTTATAACTTTTTAGAAATTAAAGCATAACACTTTATTATGTAAGCGCTTTCTGTTATAATGAAACTAGGTTGGATAGCATGCGTGGCTATCGGTGTACTCAGCGCAGGCGGGGCTAGTACAGAAAGAGAAGGCTACATACAAGTTAATAAACATTTAGTCGATAGAAATAAGAAGTCTCAAAAACAAATTTATTAATTTGTATGCTAAATCGTAAATTAACAGAAACGGCATTTATGATAAGGTTTTAGAGAAAAGAACCCAGCATATACTGTATAAGCAATTTTTTTACTCTAAAAAAGGGTGAAGAAATTGCTTATTTATTTTTAAATAAGTGCACAGCTGTTCAGATTTGTTTTGAGATATCTAGCGTTAGTGTATAATAGTAAAAAGTACGAAAAGTTGACATTGTTAATTGATTAAAGGGGATTTAAAAATGAGTGAACTAAAAATAGATGATGTAGCGAAGCAAAGCGGTTTAACAAAACGTACGATTCGTTATTATGAACAAATTGGACTGATGCCAGCACCTCCAAGAAGTGAAGGTGGATTTCGTCTGTACACGGAAGAACACGTAGAATTCTTAAAGAAAATTACGAATGCCAAAGAAGTCATGGGTTTTTCACTTCAAGAATTACAGGAATTTCTTGCTTTAAGTGATACTCTTGAAATACAAAAGATGGATTATAGGCAAGTGAAAGGAACAAGTCAACAAAAAGAAAAGTTAGAGCAAGTGTTACATACGGTAGAAGAGCAGCTCAAGCTGATTGAACAGAAAAAGAAAAACATCTTAAAAGTAGAGTCTGACCTTCTGTCACTGAGAGATCGTGCTAAGGCTGCAATTGTAAAATTCGAGCAGGAAGAATCATAAAAAGCAGGCGCATTCACCAGAAGAGTGCGTCTGCTTTTATGTGTTTTATAGGGAATTTATTTATGATTGTGAAGAGTTTTCTTCTAGCTGTACCCCTAAAAGAAGTAGAATAGCCTGTATCCCGTCGGCTTTTCCGCTGTGAAAGCTTCTTGTTTCAGCATCCAAAGCTTCATTTACAGATTCCATCATATTTGATTCGTATAAGTCTAAAATCAATTGTTTTCCTTCCGGACTCAAATGCAGCTGCCCGCGTTCCTTCATTTTAAACTTCAACTTCTTCAACTCCCTTTCCCATAATACTATCAGTATACAAAATTAATAACATTTACGTAAACGTTAATTTTTGTATGTGGACAGAAGAACGTATTAAGTATAGGTACTAAGTGAGGGGAGAGATACTGGTTATCCTTTGCTTGTTTTAATGTTTGTCAGCTTATAGCCGCAAGCTGAGCATATATAGATAACGTTTTGATTGGACTGAGCAGTTAAAACGGTAGCGAGCTCTTTTTGAGAATGACAGTTAGGACAAATAACAACAGGGGATTTCATGTGATTTTCTCCTTTTCTTTTTTATAGTCGAATTTTATTTTATGTAAAGTTTAATCAAATATCCTTCGTGCTATCAAAAACGACGGAAGATATGTAAAAAGCATTCTCGCTCAAAAGAAACGGGAATGCTTAAGGTAAGTTTAAAATCCGTCCTGGCTTGCTGTAAATGGAATGTTAAGTCTTCTTTCTACATTGCGTAAGCGCTGATTTAATCTGTTTATACGGTCAGTATGTCGCTCCACAATTCGATTTAAACGAGTAATTTCTCTGACTTGCTCCTCATTTTGTCTCTCAAGAGCACGAATTCTTCGTTCAAATCCTCCAAGATTTTGAAGCTGCTGTCTTTCATCGTATTCTTCATGCTGTGGTACGTAAGGGGGATAGTATTGTTGAACTGAGTAATCAACTTGCTGAGGAATATATCCAGGGTTGAAATAATAAGGGTTCATTAGGGCACCGCTCCTTTTAAATAGTAACTTCAAATCAAACACGATATAACGTATGCGAAGATAAGAAAAATGCTATAGGCACATACCTAAAGACATTCTGTATTTTAAAAAAGGAAAGTATTTTTAAGAGGAAAAAGGAGATAGCAAACCCTTTCTTGAATATGCAAAATAGAAAAGCTTCTTTTTTAGACACTTTATTTAAGAAAGAGGGAAAGTGACCGATGGCTCAAGGGAAACAAAAACCAGCACCTAAAATAGAAGAATCAAAAGCTCCGCCTGCAAAGAAACAAAAGCCGAAGAGCCGCAGCACCAAAAAAGCTCCGCCTCCTACATCGCCCTGGGTAAAAGCTGCTTCCATTTTATCTAACATTGATTTCATTCGTTTGTTTCGCGTGCTGTTTCTTGCTTTGGCGGTTGGTTTTATTGTGTATCAATATATTTTACTTACAAAAGGGGTCTTCATCAAAACATACGTAGACCTTTGGCATCATCACAAAATGATCTTGCTAGCTGGAGCTGCATTTATTATCTATACTTCTTTCATCTTTTACCTTGGCTACCGCACCGCTAAAAAGCGCTAGAACGATTATAAACGGCGAATATCATCCATTCTTTAAGCAAACCTTATATGTATATCAGCATAGAGGGGGGAAGAAACGTGGACAAGCAGCGAGCAAAACAAATTGCTGATTCACCCGTTATGGCTAACGTTACGTATAACGATACGGCCGTTTATATTCAACATGTAAGCGAAGAAAATGATACGGCAAGAATTTATCCGCTAGGTCAGCCGGAAAATGAACAAAATGTTGCGGTGAGTCAATTAGTAGAGAATTAAGGTGGATAAATAGAGCTACTAGTTCAGTTAAATAAAAGGAAGAGAGCAGATACACAGCTCTCTTCCTTTTATTTATTCTTCCCATTTCTTACTGTTAATCTTCTCAATAATCCCGTGCAAATCACCAGGCTTATGAAACTCAATCGGAGACGCGCCTTTTTCAAACAGAATCGATTCCGCTTCAATTAACGCCACGTAGCGTCCGTTCACTTTCGCTAAGTGAATATTCTCCCCAAAATCAGCTAACAGTCCTTTAATCTCGGTTTCGCCAAGCTTCATTTTTAGCTCGGCATCAGGCGTATGCTCGACGATATGAGCAGCGGCTTCCATGACTTGATGGGTATCCAAACGTTCTTGAAGCTCACGCTTTTCGCTTGTTGCCCACAGTTCCATGTCTGATTCAAACTGTTCAAGCTCTACGCTTTCTGCTTCAAGCGTTTCGCTGACGTGTTCACGCACCATATCCATCACTTGTGTTTTCATAATCTCAGGCATGGGCTCGTTGTAATCAATGAATTTCAAAAAGTCTTCAAAATAACGGGCGTGAGACGCTTGGTGGATAACGAGTTCGCTTTCTTCCACCATGCCTTCTTCAGGCATGTATGGGTATTGAATGGATTTCATGTTTTTAGTAGTAATCGCCATTTCTACGTGACGAATAAGGGTTGATTCATCTGAAATTGAAGCCACTTTTGGTTCGAAGTCACATTTTAAAATAAACACAAAAGCATGATCAAAATATTTTCTTGGAACAGCAGATACCACTAAAAATGCTCCTCCTCGAACGGCTGCAGTATCAAGGTATGCATTGATAAACTGTTCGCTGTTTTCTTCAAATTCTTCTTTGGTTGTGGCAAAACGAGTGCGGTGAAATAAATTATAATTAGGGTTTGAGTCGAGAGCGTGTCCCGGTTCAACTATAAAATACCCGAGCTTTGTAGGCACTTGTTCTGCTTTGGGGTGTCGCTCTACTTTGCGCTTTACAATTTTTTTAAATTCACCGTCTAAAAAATCTTTAATGGAACTTTCTTCATATTCTTCCGTATCAAGCGTTTGAAAATGCTTATATTGTTTAGAGGCCTGTTCTTCTTTTCCTTCTACTTGTATTACGTAAAATGATAAAAAATTAATTTTAAAATCCATAGCAGTCACCTTGTTTCTTTTTAGTCAGTTACTTCAGTATAAGAAAGAGTCCGGTAAGCGTCAATGCCTGTTAGCTTTAGGGGAGAGAAGATCTATTTATACAATTGATCAGCTGAGGAATAGTGTATAAAGCAAAGAATAGGAGAGGCAGGGGGCCTCTCTTATTTATACTGTTCCAAACGTTCAAAAAAGGTTTTGACAAACTTATAAAAAATTTTATCAGAAGGTGCTAAATCACGATTTCTAGGAATAATCATTCCGACTGTCCGCTGAAGCTGCGGCGTATGAATAGGAAGTTTAGTCGTAAAACGAGGAGTCGTTTCAGACACTGTACTTTCAGGAAGAAGCGTCACGCCAATTCCTGCGGATACAAGACCTTTAATCGCATCTAAATCTTCTCCTTCAGATGAAATATTGGGCATGAATCCTGCTTGTTTGCAAGCGTCAAAGGCCATTTTATGTAAAATGAATCCTTTTGGAAATAGCACAAAATCTTCATTTCTTAAATCCCGCAGCCGAATGTTATCCCGTTCAGCGAGCGGGTGATGAGAAGGAACAAGGGCTAAAAGATTTTCAGTGAATAGAATATGCCCTTCAATACTCTGATCTTCTACAGGTACAGGGCCTAAAAAAGCGATATTGATATCTCTTTTTTTAACCGATTCAATTAAAAATTTGTACGAACCTTGTCTAAGATGAAAAGCAACATTTGGGTGTTCTTCTTTAAAGGCTGATATAATAGTAGGAAGAAGATGACTAGCAAGGCTTGTTGGAAATCCGATTTTAATCGTTCCTCTTTCGGGATCCAAGTATTCATCAATTTGTTCTTTCGCATAGTCAATAGCTTTCATAGCCGTCTCCGTATGCTCAAGAAAGACTTTTCCTATTGCTGTTAACTTGACATTTCTTCCTTCACGTTTGAATAAACTAACACCTAGCTCAGATTCCAGGTTCGCGATTTGACGGCTGATTGCTGATTGAGCTACATGCAGATATTCTGCGGCCTCAGATACGTGTTCTCTTTTTGCAACTTCCATAAAATAGCGTAATTGACGCAGTTCCATAAGCACCCTCCATCTATATATATCAAAATTAGATTAGTTTTATCTAAATTATATATTGTTTATATTGATTTGAAAACTTACAATGTAAACAGGTGATCTTAAAAAGATAAAGAAAACGAACGGGGGAGAAGAAGATGACATACAATCAAATGCCAAAAGCTCAAGGTCTCTACCGTCCTGAATTTGAGCACGATGCATGTGGAATCGGACTATACGCTCAATTGAAAGGCGTAGCGTCACATGATATCGTTAAAAAAGGACTAAACATGCTTTGCCAGCTTGACCATCGAGGCGGACAGGGAAGTGATCCGCTAACAGGAGATGGAGCTGGATTAATGGTACAAATTCCACACGCGTTCTTTAAAAAGACATGCGTTGAACTGAACTTGCCAGAAAACGGTCGTTATGGAGTTGGAATGATCTTTTTCTCAAATAATGAAGACGAGCGTCGAGAAATTGAAGCTTATATTAATAAATTAATTGAAGAAGAGGGACAAACGTTATTAGGTTGGAGAACTGTGCCTGTAAATGTCGGAAAAATCGGAAAAGTTGCAAAAGAAAGCTGTCCATACGTACGACAAGTATTTATTGGGGCAAATGACAGTATTCAAGATGACTTAGCGTTTGAGCGCAAGCTATATGTTATTCGTAAGCAAGCGGAAAATTGGGCGCAGGCACGTCAAAACCGTTTTTATTTTACAAGTCTTTCAAGCAGAACAATTGTGTACAAAGGGTTGTTAACACCTGAACAAGTGGATGCTTTTTATCTTGACCTACAAGATGAAGACTTTACTTCAGCGTTTGCTTTAGTGCATTCTCGCTTTAGCACAAACACGTTCCCAAGCTGGGAAAGAGCACATCCAAACCGTTATTTAATTCACAACGGTGAAATCAATACGCTTCGCGGTAATCAAAACTGGATGAGAGCGCGTGAACAGCAGTTTGTTTCGGACGCATTTGGTAAGGATTTGCCGAAGGTTCTTCCAATTTTAGATGCTGAAGGAAGCGACTCATCCATGTTAGATAATGCGCTAGAGTTCTTTGTATTGGCCGGCCGCAAGCCAGCCCATGCAGCGATGATGCTTATTCCAGAGCCTTGGTCTGAGAATCCGCACATGTCAAAAGAAAAACGTGCTTTCTATGAGTATCATAGCGCATTAATGGAGCCATGGGATGGTCCGACTGCTATTTCGTTTACGGATGGAAAGCAAATCGGTGCTATTTTAGACCGTAACGGTTTACGTCCAGCTCGCTATTATGTTACAAAAGATGATTACATCATACTTTCATCAGAAGTAGGCGTCATTGATGTTGAAGATGAAAATGTGTTATATAAAGATCGTTTAAGCCCAGGTAAAATGCTTCTAATCGATTTAGAAGAAGGCCGAATTATTTCAGATGAAGAAATTAAATCTGAAATGGCACAGGCTGAGCCTTATCAAGAATGGTTAGATGAACAGCTGGTAACGTTGCCAGAAGTGCAGGAAGAAAAATCTGAATACTTCGATGATTTGGTCATTCGCCAGAAGTCATTTGGCTACACGTATGAAGATATTCATAAATATTTAGTTCCAGTTATTACAGAAGGAAAAGATCCGCTTGGTTCAATGGGTAATGATACTCCATTAGCCGTGTTGTCTGATCGTCCTCAATCGCTGTTCAATTACTTTAAGCAGCTGTTTGCTCAAGTAACGAACCCACCGATTGACGCTATTCGTGAACAGTTGGTTACATCAACAATGACGTTGCTTGGTGCAGAAGGGAATTTACTGCATCCAACCAAAGAAAATATTCATCGAATTCAGCTTGAGACGCCGGTTTTAACAAACGATCAAACTCATCAGCTGAAGTCTGCCATTCATCCAGATTTCAAAAGTGCTGTTATTTCTGCGGTGTTCACAAATGATTTAAAAGCAGATCTTGATCGCGTATTTGCTGAAGCTGAAGCGGCAATTAACGCAGGAGCTAGCATCCTTGTTCTGACAGACCGTGAAGCGGGAGCTCACTCTGTAGCCATTCCAGCTTTATTAGCGGTTAGCGGGCTGCACCAGCACCTAGTGCGAAAAGGAAACCGTACAAAGGCGAGCATTGTAGTGGAAACAGGAGAAGCGCGCGAAGTGCACCATTTTGCAGCACTGATTGGTTACGGAGCAGACGCAATCAATCCATATCTTACTTTTGCAACATATCAAAATGAAATTAACGCAGGTACGTTGAACGTATCGTATGACTATGCTGTTGAGAAATATGTAAAAGCCGTTACTGAAGGTGTTGTAAAAGTAATGTCTAAAATGGGCATTTCAACGGTGCAAAGTTATCGGGGCGCACAAATTTTTGAAGCAGTTGGAATCAGTGCAGAGGTTATCGAGCAATATTTTACAGGTACTGCCTCGCAACTTGGCGGTATCGGTTTAGATGTTATTGCAAAAGAAGCGAAAACGCGTCACGACAATGCTTATGTTGAAACAATTGAGCAAACGTTAGAGTCAGGAAGCGACTTCCAGTGGAGACACACGGGCGAGCATCATGCGTTTAATCCAAAAACAATTCACACGCTGCAGTGGGCTTGCCGTAAGGGAGATTACAGCTTATTTAAAAAATTCTCTGAATCGGCTAATGAAGAACGCATCGGTTTCTTGCGCAACCTATTCTCGTTTAATGGAACGCGTTCATCTATCTCCATTGATGAAGTGGAATCAGTTGATTCGATTGTAAAACGTTTTAAATCAGGTGCTATGTCGTTTGGATCTTTAAGTCAAGAAGCTCATGAAACATTAGCGATTGCGATGAACCGTTTAGGCGCACGCAGTAACAGTGGAGAAGGTGGCGAGCACCCTAGCCGCTACACTGTGGATGAAAATGGAGATAATCGCCGCAGTGCGATTAAACAGATTGCTTCTGGCCGTTTTGGAGTGAAAAGTCATTACCTTGTGAATGCGGATGAGCTTCAAATTAAAATGGCACAAGGTGCAAAACCCGGAGAAGGCGGTCAGCTTCCAGGAAACAAAGTATATCCATGGGTAGCAGATGTGCGTGGATCAACGCCAGGAGTAGGCTTAATTTCACCTCCTCCACACCACGATATTTACTCGATTGAAGATTTAGCACAGCTTATTCATGACTTAAAAAATATAAACCGTGATGCACGAATCAGCGTCAAACTCGTTTCAAAAGCAGGAGTAGGAACGATTGCTGCCGGAGTAGCAAAAGGAGTAGCGGACGTTATCGTTATTAGCGGCTACGACGGAGGTACGGGAGCATCTCCAAAAACAAGTATTAAACATACGGGACTACCGTGGGAACTGGGCTTAGCGGAAGCTCATCAAACGCTTATGTTAAACGGTCTTCGCGAAAAGGTAGTGCTTGAAACAGACGGTAAATTAATGACGGGTAAAGATGTAGTCATGGCAGCACTTTTAGGAGCAGAAGAGTTTGGTTTTGCTACGGCGCCTTTAATTGTTTTAGGCTGTATCATGATGCGTGCGTGTCACTTAGATACATGTCCAGTTGGAGTGGCGACGCAAAACCCAGAGCTTCGTAAAAAGTTCCTAGGAGAAGCGGATCACATCGTTAACTATATGAAATTTGTCGCACAAGAAGTACGCGAAATTATGGCTGAACTTGGATTTAAAACAGTAGATGAAATGGTTGGACGTACAGACGTATTAAGCGTTAGCGAACGTGCAAAAAATCACTGGAAGGCGCAGCACTTAGACTTAACAACTCTTTTATATCAAGCTGAAGGTGTACGTACTTTTAAAACACCTCAAAACCATAAAATTGACGAATCTCTTGATATGCAAAAAATCTTGCCAGCGGTACAGCAAGCAATCGAGCATAAGTATCAAGTCGAGTTAGAACTGCCAATTTCTAATATTAACCGTGTAGCTGGAACAATTGTAGGAAGTGAAGTTACAAAACGTTACGGTGAGAAAGGTCTGCCAGAAGATACGATTACTCTTCGATTCACTGGCTCTGCAGGACAAAGTTTTGGTGCATTTGTTCCAAAAGGAATGTCTATGTATCTAACTGGAGATGCAAATGATTATATCGGAAAAGGGTTATCAGGAGGTAAAATCATCGTTGCTCCACCTAAGGAAACAACAGCTGTGTCAGGTGAAAATGTTATCGTCGGGAACGTGGCATTTTACGGTGCAACAAGCGGTGAAGCTTATGTTAGCGGGCTAGCAGGAGAACGTTTTGCGGTTCGTAACAGCGGTGTGAACGTAGTGGTTGAAGGAATTGGCGATCATGGCTGTGAATATATGACTGGCGGACGCGTTGTCGTATTAGGTGATGTAGGTAAAAACTTCGGTGCGGGAATGTCTGGCGGTATTGCTTACGTATTTGCTGATGATCAAGAAGCATTCAAAAACCTTTGTAATAAAGACATGATTGGGTTTGAGAGCTTAAAAGGAGAAGAAGCAGAAGAAGTAAAAGAGATGATTGCAAATCACCTAAAATATACTGACAGTCATAAAGCAGCATTTGTATTAGAAAATTGGGAAGAATCGCTTTCGAAATTTGTAAAAGTGATTCCGAATGATTATAAACGCATGATGAATCGCATTGAAGAGCAAAAAGCAGCTGGGTTAACGGAAGAAGAAGCAGCTATGAGTGCATTTGAGGAAAATGCAAAACAAGAAAAGAAAGCATCGGCAAAACAACAAGAAGCGGTAGCTCAGTAAGAAAGGGGAGAGTACGATGGGAAAACCAACAGGATTTATGGAAATCAAACGTGAAAAAGGGAAGGAACGTGACCCGTTAAAACGTTTAGGTGATTGGAAAGAGTATGCTGCTCCTTTATCTGATGAAGCGCTAAGCCGTCAAGGAGCACGATGTATGGATTGTGGCACACCTTTTTGCCACATGGGAATGGATATTAATGCTTTTACTTCTGGATGTCCAATCTATAACTTAATTCCAGAGTGGAATGATTTAGTTTATAAAGGACGCTGGAAAGAAGCTTTAGAGCGTTTAATGAAAACGAACAACTTCCCGGAGTTTACAGGACGCGTTTGTCCTGCTCCGTGTGAAGGTTCCTGTACGCTTGCTATTTCAGATCCAGCGGTTTCGATCAAGAATATCGAACGCGCTATTATTGATAAAGGCTTTGAGAATGGGTGGATTACTCCGCGTATTCCGGAGAAAAGAACAGGCAAAAAAATTGCTGTTATTGGCTCTGGGCCAGCAGGCTTAGCGAGCGCAGATCAGCTGAATCAAGCGGGTCATTCAGTAACGGTATATGAAAGAGCAGATCGTGCCGGTGGTTTATTAACATATGGAATTCCGAATATGAAGCTAGATAAAGAAGTAGTGGAAAGACGTGTTCGCTTATTGACACAAGAAGGTATTGATTTTGTAACGAATACGGAAGTTGGAAAAGACATTACTGCTGAAGAGTTAAAAGAACAATATGATGCTGTCATTTTGTGTACAGGAGCTCAGAAGCAAAGAGATCTAGTATTAGAAGGCCGTGAAGCAAAAGGAGTTCACTTTGCAATGGACTACTTAACAACTTCAACAAAAAGCCTTTTAGATTCTAACTTCAAAGATGGTCAATTTATTGATGCTGAAGGAAAAGACGTTATTGTTATTGGAGGCGGAGACACGGGAGCTGACTGTGTAGCTACTGCTCTTCGTCAAAAATGCCGCAGCGTTGTTCAGTTTGGTAAACATCCTCAGCTTCCTGCTGAGCGTACGGCAGATAATATGTGGCCTGAATATCCACATGTATTTAATCTTGAATATGCTTATGAAGAAGCACAGGCGAAATTTGGGGACGATCCACGTGAATATTCAATTCAAACGAAAAAAATCGTGGCAGATGAGCAAGGCAATCTGAAAGAACTTCATACGGTTCAAATGGAAAAAGTAAAAGGTGAAAATGGACAGTACATCTTTACCGAAATTCCAGGAACAGAAAAAGTATGGCCAGCTCAGCTTGTCTTTATTGCGATTGGGTTTGAAGGTCCAGAGCATCCGGTCCTATCAGCGTTTGGTGTTGAAACGAAAAATCGTCGCGTAGATGCAGCGTATGGAAATTACAAAACAAATGTTGAAGGTGTTTTTGCTGCTGGTGATGCTCGTCGTGGGCAAAGTTTAATCGTATGGGCTATTCATGAAGGTCGTGAAGTAGCTAAACAAGTTGATAGCCATCTAATGGGAGCAACTGTATTACCATAACAAAAAACCGTCACAATTGTGGCGGTTTTTTGTTTATCTAGGATTTGGCACTTCATTTCCTCTACGTAAATTTTCAAATGAAACGGTTAAAATCGTGTTAGTAATTCGAACTTGTGAAACAGGGGAAACGCTGTATAAGTTAAAAAGTTCAAATATCCAGGGATCACGTTTTTTTAGCTGTCGCGCGGCTTTTTCGACGCGTTCGTTAATAGATCCGCTGTAATTGTTATAGTTATCATCAACAAATCTTACAATGGAACGAAATAAGTATTCTGTTAGTTTGCTATCCATCCCACCTCGTTGAGCATCTCTGTAGATGGACTGATACTGGCGTTTTAAAATTTTCATCACTCTGTCTACATCGCGTGTAGATCTAACTTCTTCTTCATGCAGGATATAAGAAAATAAGTCTTCATTGTATCTATAAGGTTCTAAATAATTTTCATTCGTAGTAGGAACCACTGGATGGTAGTAGCGCGGCATATAGGGGTAAACCCATTGACTGTACATGAGACATTCACACCTTCCTCGTTCATTTTCCATTAGTTTATGCACTAGCGTGCTAGCTGCTGCATGTTTGTTTTAAATAAAATTTAGGGGTTTGATAATAGGACCACCCTCTAAATTCTTGATAAGTCGATACAAAATAAATGTAAATCGGTGTATTTAGCAAGTCTGGATAATGTTGAAAAAACACTTGGTCTCCGTAAAATATTGCTTCTAAAGCAAGCGGAAGCTCCCGGCGGAAAATGTGATAACGAAGCTGTGCTTGCTCGCGGCTGAACTCACCTCCGCTAACAAAAACTTCGCCTTGAATAACTGCTTGTCGGTCTGTTACGTGAAGAGCAGCTAGTACTTCATCACGCATATTTTTATCTATCGCCTTGTTGTTATATGAGCATCCGATGCTTAAAAAAAGCTGACCGGTTGTATCAGAATGAGTAAGAGTATATTTTCTTCCAGAAACCGGATAGGAGGAAGTAGCAGGGGGAATGAGAGTCGTAGAGAGTTTTGAAGAATTAAACGAACTCATAGTCATTGACACTC
The genomic region above belongs to Priestia megaterium and contains:
- a CDS encoding DUF3900 domain-containing protein is translated as MDFKINFLSFYVIQVEGKEEQASKQYKHFQTLDTEEYEESSIKDFLDGEFKKIVKRKVERHPKAEQVPTKLGYFIVEPGHALDSNPNYNLFHRTRFATTKEEFEENSEQFINAYLDTAAVRGGAFLVVSAVPRKYFDHAFVFILKCDFEPKVASISDESTLIRHVEMAITTKNMKSIQYPYMPEEGMVEESELVIHQASHARYFEDFLKFIDYNEPMPEIMKTQVMDMVREHVSETLEAESVELEQFESDMELWATSEKRELQERLDTHQVMEAAAHIVEHTPDAELKMKLGETEIKGLLADFGENIHLAKVNGRYVALIEAESILFEKGASPIEFHKPGDLHGIIEKINSKKWEE
- a CDS encoding LysR family transcriptional regulator, with protein sequence MELRQLRYFMEVAKREHVSEAAEYLHVAQSAISRQIANLESELGVSLFKREGRNVKLTAIGKVFLEHTETAMKAIDYAKEQIDEYLDPERGTIKIGFPTSLASHLLPTIISAFKEEHPNVAFHLRQGSYKFLIESVKKRDINIAFLGPVPVEDQSIEGHILFTENLLALVPSHHPLAERDNIRLRDLRNEDFVLFPKGFILHKMAFDACKQAGFMPNISSEGEDLDAIKGLVSAGIGVTLLPESTVSETTPRFTTKLPIHTPQLQRTVGMIIPRNRDLAPSDKIFYKFVKTFFERLEQYK
- a CDS encoding methyltransferase; translated protein: MNEQYYDALLNIKTTGEQKGFNDSFHYHRYEPTPYSALEALFSQYELTSSDRIVDFGCGKGRLNFYVNYLCNATAVGIEMNEHFYEQAIDNQRRYLKKAKGRKSHIYFQCCLAQEYKIHPLDNCFYFFNPFSVQIFIQVVNNILLSWEENKREIDLILYYSSEDYLHHLEKHPSFILKEEVMLPELNRKNPYERFLIYKVAY
- a CDS encoding small acid-soluble spore protein H, giving the protein MDKQRAKQIADSPVMANVTYNDTAVYIQHVSEENDTARIYPLGQPENEQNVAVSQLVEN
- the gltB gene encoding glutamate synthase large subunit, with the translated sequence MTYNQMPKAQGLYRPEFEHDACGIGLYAQLKGVASHDIVKKGLNMLCQLDHRGGQGSDPLTGDGAGLMVQIPHAFFKKTCVELNLPENGRYGVGMIFFSNNEDERREIEAYINKLIEEEGQTLLGWRTVPVNVGKIGKVAKESCPYVRQVFIGANDSIQDDLAFERKLYVIRKQAENWAQARQNRFYFTSLSSRTIVYKGLLTPEQVDAFYLDLQDEDFTSAFALVHSRFSTNTFPSWERAHPNRYLIHNGEINTLRGNQNWMRAREQQFVSDAFGKDLPKVLPILDAEGSDSSMLDNALEFFVLAGRKPAHAAMMLIPEPWSENPHMSKEKRAFYEYHSALMEPWDGPTAISFTDGKQIGAILDRNGLRPARYYVTKDDYIILSSEVGVIDVEDENVLYKDRLSPGKMLLIDLEEGRIISDEEIKSEMAQAEPYQEWLDEQLVTLPEVQEEKSEYFDDLVIRQKSFGYTYEDIHKYLVPVITEGKDPLGSMGNDTPLAVLSDRPQSLFNYFKQLFAQVTNPPIDAIREQLVTSTMTLLGAEGNLLHPTKENIHRIQLETPVLTNDQTHQLKSAIHPDFKSAVISAVFTNDLKADLDRVFAEAEAAINAGASILVLTDREAGAHSVAIPALLAVSGLHQHLVRKGNRTKASIVVETGEAREVHHFAALIGYGADAINPYLTFATYQNEINAGTLNVSYDYAVEKYVKAVTEGVVKVMSKMGISTVQSYRGAQIFEAVGISAEVIEQYFTGTASQLGGIGLDVIAKEAKTRHDNAYVETIEQTLESGSDFQWRHTGEHHAFNPKTIHTLQWACRKGDYSLFKKFSESANEERIGFLRNLFSFNGTRSSISIDEVESVDSIVKRFKSGAMSFGSLSQEAHETLAIAMNRLGARSNSGEGGEHPSRYTVDENGDNRRSAIKQIASGRFGVKSHYLVNADELQIKMAQGAKPGEGGQLPGNKVYPWVADVRGSTPGVGLISPPPHHDIYSIEDLAQLIHDLKNINRDARISVKLVSKAGVGTIAAGVAKGVADVIVISGYDGGTGASPKTSIKHTGLPWELGLAEAHQTLMLNGLREKVVLETDGKLMTGKDVVMAALLGAEEFGFATAPLIVLGCIMMRACHLDTCPVGVATQNPELRKKFLGEADHIVNYMKFVAQEVREIMAELGFKTVDEMVGRTDVLSVSERAKNHWKAQHLDLTTLLYQAEGVRTFKTPQNHKIDESLDMQKILPAVQQAIEHKYQVELELPISNINRVAGTIVGSEVTKRYGEKGLPEDTITLRFTGSAGQSFGAFVPKGMSMYLTGDANDYIGKGLSGGKIIVAPPKETTAVSGENVIVGNVAFYGATSGEAYVSGLAGERFAVRNSGVNVVVEGIGDHGCEYMTGGRVVVLGDVGKNFGAGMSGGIAYVFADDQEAFKNLCNKDMIGFESLKGEEAEEVKEMIANHLKYTDSHKAAFVLENWEESLSKFVKVIPNDYKRMMNRIEEQKAAGLTEEEAAMSAFEENAKQEKKASAKQQEAVAQ
- a CDS encoding MerR family transcriptional regulator — encoded protein: MSELKIDDVAKQSGLTKRTIRYYEQIGLMPAPPRSEGGFRLYTEEHVEFLKKITNAKEVMGFSLQELQEFLALSDTLEIQKMDYRQVKGTSQQKEKLEQVLHTVEEQLKLIEQKKKNILKVESDLLSLRDRAKAAIVKFEQEES